The genomic interval TCTTGATGAAATGTATAAACAGATTGCGCTTGTAATGGATATTTTTTTGGAAAATTCGCAATACTGATAGCTTCTTCATGATTGGGTACAAATACATTTACAGCTTCTTCAAAATTTTCTAGATTTACGCCTAATTTATTGCGAATTCCAATGCCTATATTGGCTAAAGGAACTCCTTCTTTTTCAGGAACAAATGCACCTTCTAACACAGCAGAATTTGCAGCACAGACAATTACATAGTTTGAATCTACCCCTTTTAAAATTCCAAATTCCTGAGCATCTCCATATTGAAACATAGCAACTTCTTCTAGTGTGCGACTTACCAATAGAACCCCTGGAATCTGATGTAGTTTCTTTATTATTTCAGGGTCCTCAGGAAACGTTTTTCCAAGTTTTGAAATAATTTTTATATCTGGATTGTATTTACTAAATAATCCAGATAATAAACCCTCAAAGCCATTAAACACGGAAAGTACTAAGATCAAAGCGGCAGTTCCCACAGAAATACCAATTATAGATATACCAGATATCCAATGAATCGCCTGGGAAGATTTCTTTCCAAACAAATATCTGTAAGAAATTTTAGCGATGAGAAACATTTGATTTTATTGGATTACAATTCAATTTATTAGGAATATCTAAACAAGAATCTCCGTTTAGTTTAAGCTCTTATTTTTAGTACTTTCAATAGAACGATATATAAGGTCCTGAATTTTTGTTCTATATCTGTTTTTATGTAATAAATTCGATTTTGAATCTTGATAGGTACGATTGGATAAAAAAACAAATATAAGTTGATTTTCTGGATCTGCCCAGGCACAAGTACCCGTAAATCCCTGGTGACCAAATGTTTTTTTAGATGCAAATCTGGAAACATAAGGCAAGTCCGTTTCTTGCAATTCAGGCATATCAAAAAGCAATGCTCTTCTGGAGAATTCAGGATCGCGTTCAATACATTTTGAAACCGTGCCGGCCGTTATATATTCAATGCCGCCGTAATTTCCCTTATTTAAAAATAATTGCAAGATCATTGCAACCTCGGTAGCTGTAGAAAATACACCTGCATGTCCACTTACACCACCTAACATGGCAGCACCCATATCATGAACGTAGGCTCTTATTTCACGATGTCTAAAATAGTTGTCTATTTCAGTTGGTGCAATTTGATTTTTTTCAAAATGATGGAATAGTGGATTAAACGTAGTAAAACGCAATCCTATTGGAATTATTAAATTTCGCAAATAGAAATTCTCAAAACTTTGCTTGGTTTGCTTCAAAATAAGTTTAGGCAAAAAGTAAAAACCGATATCAGAATATAAATATTTTTTCTCATTTAAACGATTAGATTCCAGGATTTTTGTAAAAATAGAATCTCTAAAACTTGAAAGCAGATAAAAACTATCACAGACAGGAATATTAAATTTTAGGGAAGGGCTTGTGCTATAATAGGATGGATTGAAACGATTTATGGAATCAGGCTGTGTTAAAGTTGATTTGTAAAATGGTATCCAGGATACTAACTTACCTTGATGCAACATGAAATCTTTAATACTTAAATCAGATTTATTGCTGGTTGAAAATTCAGGTAAATAGCGCGAAAAAGTCGATTGAAATTGAATTAGATTGCGATCATTCAATATCATTAAAATAGGTGCACTGCAGATAATTTTAGTTAGTGAAGCAACGTCATACATAGTTTGATTTTCAACGGTTTGAACCGAATCATACGTAAAATATCCGTACGCCTTTCTAAAAACTACCTGTTGATTTTTAATTACAACAACCTGACAACCAGGTGCAGCTTTATTAAAAATTAATTCATACGCAATACTGTCAATTTTCTGAAGGGTATCCATATTCATTCCTTGAGATTCGGGAAAGCTAAATCCAATTCTTGATAAGGAAGGTCTATGGATTCCTTTGCCTTCTGTTAAATACATTCCTGCTGTAATTGGAGAATTTCCAAGAATTGCATCTGCACCAAATAATAATTGCGCTGCTAAATCCTGTGTAAAATCATTATCTTCATACAGGAGCAGCATACTACTTGAAGTAGGAAAATACATACTCGCATACGGACAACCAAAAAAATTAATAATATTTTTTTTATAAACTAATATGGAATTGAGCTTTTGTATGAGTTCTAAATTTAATCCATAGTTTTTTGCTGCCAGATAATTTAACTTGTGTACTGAAATAAGGATGAGCTCGGAATTCTGAAGTGCATTTTCTATTTCAGGCGTAAGTTCTTGTAAAGTATTAATAGAATAGGTATTTACATTGGTATAATCCTGTAATCTTTTTTGATAAATATTATTCAGTGGGGCATTCAAATTTAAAGAAATAATATTGGATGGAATTTTTTGTATTGGAACCAGTTTATTAGGATCCCGGGCTAATGTGATTGCTTTTTTAAAAATTTGTTCTTTCAATACTTTCGATCTGCGAGTAGACATTTTGAGACCCAGGGTATCCAATAGAATCGGTTTCAAATGATGTAAACCAACTTTATATTTTGCAATCAAAATGCGGGTAACTTTTTCATTTAATTCTGTTTCAGAAATCAACTGATCTACTAAGGCTTGTTTTAATGCTGCAACAGCTTCTGGTACATTTTCACTTAATAAAAGTATATCATTGCCTGCCTGAAACGCTTTGATTGCAATTTCACCCGTTGAAAATGTTTTTGTAATGCCTTTCATTTCTAATGCATCCGTAATAATTAATCCTTGATAGCCAAGGGAATTTCTTAAATAATCTATAATGATTCGTTTCGATAAGGTGGCGGGCAATTGGCTTGAAGAATCAAGGGAAGGGATATTTAAATGTCCAACCATGATAGATGCCGGATTAAAGTTTAAAATGCCTTTAAAAGGAAACATCTCAAGACTATCAATTCTCTTTTTTGAATAACTTAAAGTTGGCAAATCATGATGGGAATCAATTTCTGTATCTCCATGCCCTGGAAAATGTTTTAAAGATGCAAGTACACCAGCATCTTGCATACCTTGCATTAAAGCAAACGATTTGGCAAGAACTTGTTTTCGATTGGAGCCAAAGGAACGCTCATTGATCACCGGATTATTGATATTATTATTGATGTCTAGAACGGGTGCATAATTCATATGGATTCCAACGCTTTTCAATTGATAACCCATTTCTTTTCCCATTTTATAAACTAACTGGTTGTCTTGAATGGCACCAAGGCTCATTTGTTTTGGAAATGAAAATCCGTCTAGCATTCGCATCCCTAATCCCCATTCTGCATCCATACTCATGAGTAGCGGAATGCTAGCATTAGATTGATATAAATTATTTAATTCTATCATTTTTGGAATGGTCCCTTTAAAGAAACAAACACCTCCCACATGATAATTTTGAATCAAGGAAAGAATATTTTGGAGGGATTCGTCTGTATTCGTAGCAAAGGATCGGATTACGAATAACTGACCTAATTTTTGCTCTACCGAGAGCTTATTTAAGACACTATCTACCCATGCTTTTTGACCATTTTGTTGACCATATGATAAATTCAAAAAGCAAAAGAAAAGGATAGTAATTAAAATGTTTTTCATTTTTTATCTGCTCCGTTTTTTTCATAAATCTTCGAATCCAATATAAATGCCTGATTAAAAAATGAATCTGATTTGGTAATTTGATTTGCATTTTTATAAGTAATACCTAAATTGAAATATGCTTGTGCATTTTTAGGTTCTTTCACTAATACTTTTCGAAAATATTTTATTGCTTCCTCCGTATTACCCGTAGAGCCTTCTGCTATTCCCATAAGCATCGTAGCTTCTAGATCATCTGGGTTCATGCCCAAGGATTGTTTAAGATAATCTTTAGCCAATGGAACATTGCCTGTTAACATAGCTATTTGCCTGCCTTTTTCCCTTAAGGCATATTGTAAATTTTTAAATGCGTCTTCATCTTCCGGAAGGCTCTTTAAAACTTTATTGTATTGCAGAATCGCTTCATCATAATTTTTATTAAAGAAATACACATTCCCTAATTGTAAGTTCGCTTCCATATAAAGAGGATGAATTTTAAGGGCTATGTCTAATTCTTTTTTAGCGATATTTGTAATCGATCGAATCGCTGCAGTATCCTTCATCTCAGGTACTTTTTCTAATAAAATTCCTGCGATACCATTATGAATTTTAGCGCTGTTTACAGAAGTTTTAGCATCCGTTTTAAATAAAGTTTCGTTATCATGCCATGCTGGATTTCTAACGAAGGTTTTAATAGCGTATCCTAGAATTAATGGACAAAGTATATAAAAAATTATATTTAATTTTAAACGAAAATATTTAAATAATAGATAACTTATAAAGATACTAAATCCAAGGGATGGCATAAATAAAAATCGTTCACCCATATTTGTGCCAATAGGAAATAAAATATTTGAAACCAAACCTAAGGGCAGCATGAAACATAATGCAGAAATAGTAATCTCAGGATTTATATTTCTTTTAATCCAAGCATAAAATAGAATTATACTATAGCATAGATAACACAATATCGATTGAATTGACCAGAGGCCTAAAGTTGGAATTTGTTTTGGGTAGTAATCATGCGTAAGAGGATGTGGAAAAAATAATAAACGAATATATTCATATAAAGTATAACCAATAATTCCAAATTTTTCTCCAAAATCCATTGGAGTGGCAATCCCATTTTGATATTTCAAAAACGGATTATTCATAAGTTCTTTAGATACTGTTGAAAATGGATTAAACCCAAGGATATTTGACCTCATAATGACAAATATTATGGTTGCTAAACATAGACTTGCAGACAGCCAAAACAGGGATTTGTTTTTTTGTTTATAAATCAAATAAGAAGCACACGGGATAATGAAAACATAGGAAATTGCATTTTCTTTTGAAAGCAATCCAAAAAGCAATAGCGCTCCTGAAAATAGAAGATCTGTAAGTTTTTGGGAATCAAAATATCGCAAAGAAAAATAAAAGGAAAGCATAGAAAACAGAAGTGCTAAAATTTCATCAAGGCCTTTAATATTAGCAACGCATTCTGTATGTATTGGATGTGCAATAAAAATTAGACTGGTCACAAATGCCAATGGCATTCCGAAACTTGGATCATAATTTTTTAGTAATGATTTTAAAGTACTATATATAATCAAGCCTAATAAACCATAAGCCAGAATAGAAAAAAAATGAAAGATTTGTGAATCTTCTCCGAAAAGTTGATATAAAATTGCAAAAAATATTAAACTCATCGGTCGGTATCGCCCACCAGCAACAAGTTTTTCTTTTCCTTCTTTTTTAAAAAATCCGTAAAATGAATCCTTTGTTAGGATATTTGAGATACCAGATATTCCAGATTTTACAAATTTATTTTCTGTTATAACAATTCCATCATCCAATACAAATTCATGCCCTAAAGTGTTAACATATAATAGAAAGGAAAATAATACCAGAAACAATTTATGAAATTTTCCATCGTAAAAAAATACTTGAATAAAAGATGGAATACCGGTAGTCATAAGATCAGAAAACTATTTATTCGATGGTGCTGTAAACATTTTGTACATCTTCATCTTCTTCAATTTTATCTAACATTTTATTGACTTCTTCTTCTTGTTCTGGAGTTAATTTTTTTGTAGCAGTAGGGATTCTGTCAAATCCAGAAGCTATAATCTCAATTTCATGTGCTTCAAAATATTGCTGCATGCTACCAAAGGAATCAAAAGGGCCATAAATTATAATTTCATCACCATCCACAGAGAGCTCTTCACAACCCGCATCAATCAAATCTAATTCTAACGATTCAGGATCGATCGTGGCGGTTTTTCGAATTCTGAAATTACATTTATGTTCAAATAAGTATTCCACTGCACCACTGGTGCCAAGGCTTCCTCCATATTTATTGAAATACATCCGGATGTTTGCTACGGTTCTTGTTGGATTATCTGTAGCGGTTTCAACAAGTACGGCAATGCCATAAGGACCATATCCTTCATAGGTCATAATTTCAAGATCTTTTTCATCTTTGGACGAAGCTTTTTTAATAGCTGCATCGAGTCTATCTTTCGGCATATTGAATGACTTAGCATTCTGAATTGCCGCGCGGAGACGGGAATTATTATCTGGATTGGGCCCAGCTGCTTTCACAGCCATAAACACTTCCTTGCTTACTCTTGAGAATTGCTTACTCATTTTAGCATAACGAGCAAACATCTTATGTTTTCTAACTTCAAAAATACGACCCATAAATAAATTGATTTAGGCGTGGCAAAGATAACCAGCCACTGCAAAAATTCTAGTTTATTTTACAAGTAATGAAGCTAAGTAGCTGAAAAACAAGATTATATAATAAGTTAATTGAAAAATTAAAACAAGTAATATCCTATATGAAAGCAAAAATTAATGTCATTTTAAAGAATGTTTCATTTTAGAAAACCATCGGGCCACAGGGTAAATCATATATCCAGCTTCACTATACATGGACTTGGAATAAATGAAATGGAGCATTTCATTTGCATCTTTTGAAAATTCAGGATCCTCTTTTTTCTTTTTTTCAAATTCCGTTTTCAATGGAAGATTATTCTTTAGCAAATCCGGGGCAACATCTTCAAATAAATAATCTGAGAAATATTCTTTACGTTGTAAAATACCGTCAAAAAAATTCCAGGCAAAATAAGAGTCGGGTGCATGCGGTTCTAGTGTTTCAACAATATATCTGACGGCATCTTGATCTGTTGGTATGATATAATCACCTTTGAAATATAGTTTTTTCATGTGAACAGTATCGACATTTACTTGAGCATGTAAGTAATGGTTTTCGTATGGAGTTTGCGGGGAATTATAATGGATGATTCTATAATATTCAGCTTCTACTAAACTATCTTTTTGAAGTGGCTGCATACGCACACCATTCCATTTTAAGCGCTCAATGATTTGAGTATAAGCTGCTGGAATTACATAAGCATCAGGTTTTTCAATTTTAAGATTTGATTTAAATACATTGTAATAAGGAATTTTCTTTTCATATAATTTCGAAGGGTTATATTTATATCGAGCCAATCCGGTAACTTCACTTGTAAAAGTATCTTGCTTGTATCCTCGAAAATTTAAACTATCGAATTGATCTGACTGTAATATCCAATTAAGGGATATTAATTTTTGATCTCTTAATTTTATTCGGGCAAGTTTTCTGAATTCCAGGATTTCAGTTTTTTTAAGGGCGGTTAAGGAAGCTAAACTTTTTATTAATTTCTTTTGTGAATTCACCCTTACATCGTATGATTTAAGCATATGAGATTCACTCATAAACGATATTGTATGAAATAATGAAGCATAACCTGTGGAATACCTTGGAAGATCTAAAAAGTCATAAATTCCATTGATTGGATCCTCTTTTACCATTACATATGGGCAGACTTCCAAGCCATTGTCTTTCATTTCACTTAAAAAATTGGGTAAAAATTTAGTATACATATAATTCCCTAAATCAGATTGCATTTTATGTCGTTGAGAGCTGATCAAAGTCATTGAATAAGGGTAATCAGCACCATCAGAAGTATGGGTTTCCAGAAAAACATCAGGATTCCAAAATTGAAATAATTTTGTAAAAGTTTCTGCATTTTTAGAATCACATTTAATAAAATCGCGATTCAGATCAAGGTTTTGCGAATTTCCTCGAAAACCATATTCTTCTGGTCCATTTTGATTGGCACGACTATGTTTATTTCTTAATAAACTTCCTCCAACATTGTAAATGGGTATAATTACAATTGTTAAATGGTCCAATATTTTTCGATAGAATGGATCATTTATCAATTCCCGGGCGAAAATCATACTAGCATCAATTCCATCTGGTTCCCCAGGATGAATGCCATTATTAATTAGTAAAACAGCTTTTCCAGACCTTCTGGTTTTTTGTGGATCAAATTCTTTATTGGTACTTATAATAACGGTATGAATCGGATAGGAGACATCTGAAGCACCAGACTCATAAACTTTTATGAGTTTAGAAGATTTTTCAAGATTTTTATAAAAAGCGATGCATTCATAGTAATTCGTTGATTGCCGGTTGTTTTTTTCAAATGGAGTGACCAGTAATTGACATTTTAAATTACTCTGCAAAAATAAACATGTTAATATAAGGGATGAATTCAAAAATGTATTCATTATAATAAAAATTTTTGCAAAGATGAATGAAAATTGCTAAATTTTGAAGCCATAGCAATGGATATAGATTTTTAATATAAGTCAAGATAAGAATTTTGATTGCTTCGAATTTAAATTAGACAAGATTGGTAGCGTACCGTAAATTTTTGCTGAATTTGTTTGATTCCTTGGACTGCTATTTTATTTTGCGTTTAGGCGATCGTTTTTCATATTTTTTGCC from Saprospiraceae bacterium carries:
- a CDS encoding glycosyltransferase family 39 protein, yielding MTTGIPSFIQVFFYDGKFHKLFLVLFSFLLYVNTLGHEFVLDDGIVITENKFVKSGISGISNILTKDSFYGFFKKEGKEKLVAGGRYRPMSLIFFAILYQLFGEDSQIFHFFSILAYGLLGLIIYSTLKSLLKNYDPSFGMPLAFVTSLIFIAHPIHTECVANIKGLDEILALLFSMLSFYFSLRYFDSQKLTDLLFSGALLLFGLLSKENAISYVFIIPCASYLIYKQKNKSLFWLSASLCLATIIFVIMRSNILGFNPFSTVSKELMNNPFLKYQNGIATPMDFGEKFGIIGYTLYEYIRLLFFPHPLTHDYYPKQIPTLGLWSIQSILCYLCYSIILFYAWIKRNINPEITISALCFMLPLGLVSNILFPIGTNMGERFLFMPSLGFSIFISYLLFKYFRLKLNIIFYILCPLILGYAIKTFVRNPAWHDNETLFKTDAKTSVNSAKIHNGIAGILLEKVPEMKDTAAIRSITNIAKKELDIALKIHPLYMEANLQLGNVYFFNKNYDEAILQYNKVLKSLPEDEDAFKNLQYALREKGRQIAMLTGNVPLAKDYLKQSLGMNPDDLEATMLMGIAEGSTGNTEEAIKYFRKVLVKEPKNAQAYFNLGITYKNANQITKSDSFFNQAFILDSKIYEKNGADKK
- a CDS encoding serine hydrolase, yielding MKNILITILFFCFLNLSYGQQNGQKAWVDSVLNKLSVEQKLGQLFVIRSFATNTDESLQNILSLIQNYHVGGVCFFKGTIPKMIELNNLYQSNASIPLLMSMDAEWGLGMRMLDGFSFPKQMSLGAIQDNQLVYKMGKEMGYQLKSVGIHMNYAPVLDINNNINNPVINERSFGSNRKQVLAKSFALMQGMQDAGVLASLKHFPGHGDTEIDSHHDLPTLSYSKKRIDSLEMFPFKGILNFNPASIMVGHLNIPSLDSSSQLPATLSKRIIIDYLRNSLGYQGLIITDALEMKGITKTFSTGEIAIKAFQAGNDILLLSENVPEAVAALKQALVDQLISETELNEKVTRILIAKYKVGLHHLKPILLDTLGLKMSTRRSKVLKEQIFKKAITLARDPNKLVPIQKIPSNIISLNLNAPLNNIYQKRLQDYTNVNTYSINTLQELTPEIENALQNSELILISVHKLNYLAAKNYGLNLELIQKLNSILVYKKNIINFFGCPYASMYFPTSSSMLLLYEDNDFTQDLAAQLLFGADAILGNSPITAGMYLTEGKGIHRPSLSRIGFSFPESQGMNMDTLQKIDSIAYELIFNKAAPGCQVVVIKNQQVVFRKAYGYFTYDSVQTVENQTMYDVASLTKIICSAPILMILNDRNLIQFQSTFSRYLPEFSTSNKSDLSIKDFMLHQGKLVSWIPFYKSTLTQPDSINRFNPSYYSTSPSLKFNIPVCDSFYLLSSFRDSIFTKILESNRLNEKKYLYSDIGFYFLPKLILKQTKQSFENFYLRNLIIPIGLRFTTFNPLFHHFEKNQIAPTEIDNYFRHREIRAYVHDMGAAMLGGVSGHAGVFSTATEVAMILQLFLNKGNYGGIEYITAGTVSKCIERDPEFSRRALLFDMPELQETDLPYVSRFASKKTFGHQGFTGTCAWADPENQLIFVFLSNRTYQDSKSNLLHKNRYRTKIQDLIYRSIESTKNKSLN
- a CDS encoding YebC/PmpR family DNA-binding transcriptional regulator, giving the protein MGRIFEVRKHKMFARYAKMSKQFSRVSKEVFMAVKAAGPNPDNNSRLRAAIQNAKSFNMPKDRLDAAIKKASSKDEKDLEIMTYEGYGPYGIAVLVETATDNPTRTVANIRMYFNKYGGSLGTSGAVEYLFEHKCNFRIRKTATIDPESLELDLIDAGCEELSVDGDEIIIYGPFDSFGSMQQYFEAHEIEIIASGFDRIPTATKKLTPEQEEEVNKMLDKIEEDEDVQNVYSTIE